Proteins from one Cryptomeria japonica chromosome 4, Sugi_1.0, whole genome shotgun sequence genomic window:
- the LOC131875326 gene encoding uncharacterized protein LOC131875326 — MGGETSKENGGNEPNWEKRYKKTCKMDSDVKNFHDHLEADIEQVINEVKNDNEEGGFSMDSLRKVTLCLAEKDKRFTNLILQYEKDIWKDRNLKELVDLYEQLNIVTSKFYNELNNCLGRMKGKLSLLQVALRFIEPANPPPGKAQYTRCKEKLQEFLTAESSFSEEFTELLKSAHAQHEQILEKLKAKKMKLDKKLKRTRAWRKFSYVLFAMVCASFFICAVVAGTMASPPVVVIVLTAISNPIGSVVNWFSSKLADYEKTIQTECEVVDIMQKRTYGGLYELKQISVSVERLESSIDLILQNVDFYCKDEANQLDAVENIREEEQSFKDQIDDLKDIVDFIREKRPSDEDQTNIPKAVVDIMKKEKIFVEQTNIQNAVVEDIRKKQQSLEDQINTQNAVVEDIMKKQQNFEDQSNTQQAVVENIMKKQQIFENQSNTQKAVVENVMKKQQIFEDQSDIQKAVVENNMKEQPSFEDQTNIQNSVVEDITKKQRSLEYQTDIQNAAMEDIRKKQKSLEDQTTTQNAVVVSIMKKQENLEDQTNTQRAITEAIMKNEQSFEDQTNAQNVVVEDITKKQQSFADQSNNIQNSLVVCIVKKHQSFEDRTNTQKAVVEDTMRKPQSFKDQTNFQKAVIQDVKKQRQSFKDRTNTQKDVVEDLMKKRQSFKDQLTELSNHLKCCSREIQNNSVLVIFKNIRSV; from the coding sequence ATGGGAGGCGAGACGAGTAAGGAGAATGGTGGCAACGAACCTAATTGGGAAAAGCGTTATAAAAAGACCTGCAAAATGGATTCAGATGTCAAGAATTTTCACGACCACCTTGAAGCTGACATAGAGCAAGTTATCAACGAGGTTAAAAATGACAACGAAGAGGGCGGCTTCTCTATGGATTCTTTAAGGAAGGTCACCTTATGCTTGGCTGAGAAAGACAAGCGCTTCACAAATCTCATACTgcaatatgagaaagatatctggAAAGATCGTAACCTGAAAGAGCTGGTTGACCTGTATGAGCAACTCAATATAGTGACCTCAAAATTCTACAATGAGCTCAACAATTGCCTGGGAAGGATGAAAGGCAAGCTGAGTTTACTTCAGGTCGCGTTACGGTTCATAGAGCCTGCAAATCCCCCTCCCGGCAAGGCGCAGTACACCAGGTGTAAGGAAAAGCTACAGGAATTTCTGACGGCTGAGAGTTCCTTTAGCGAGGAATTTACCGAACTGTTGAAGTCCGCGCACGCACAGCACGAACAGATTCTGGAGAAACTCAAGGCGAAAAAAATGAAATTGGATAAGAAGCTGAAGCGCACAAGGGCTTGGCGGAAGTTTTCCTACGTTCTTTTTGCGATGGTGTGTGCATCGTTTTTTATATGTGCTGTGGTTGCAGGGACCATGGCGTCGCCGCCGGTAGTAGTGATCGTTCTCACCGCCATATCGAATCCCATTGGCTCCGTGGTGAACTGGTTCAGCTCCAAGTTGGCTGATTACGAGAAGACTATCCAGACAGAATGTGAGGTTGTAGACATCATGCAGAAAAGAACCTACGGAGGGCTTTACGAGCTGAAGCAAATTAGCGTTAGCGTGGAGCGACTAGAGAGCAGTATCGATTTGATTCTGCAGAACGTCGACTTCTATTGTAAGGACGAGGCTAACCAGCTAGATGCGGTGGAAAATATCAGGGAGGAAGAGCAGAGCTTTAAGGATCAGATCGATGACCTGAAGGATATTGTGGACTTTATTAGGGAGAAACGCCCGAGCGATGAAGATCAGACCAATATACCGAAGGCTGTAGTGGATATAATgaagaaagagaagatctttgTGGAGCAGACCAATATCCAGAATGCTGTAGTGGAGGATATCAGGAAGAAACAGCAGAGCTTGGAGGACCAAATCAATACCCAGAATGCTGTGGTGGAGGATATCATGAAGAAACAGCAGAACTTTGAGGACCAGAGCAATACCCAGCAGGCTGTAGTGGAGAATATCATGAAGAAACAACAGATCTTTGAGAACCAGTCCAATACCCAGAAGGCTGTAGTCGAGAATGTCATGAAGAAACAACAGATCTTCGAGGACCAGTCCGATATTCAGAAGGCTGTAGTGGAGAATAACATGAAGGAACAGCCGAGTTTTGAGGACCAGACCAATATCCAGAACTCTGTAGTGGAGGATATCACAAAGAAACAGCGGAGTCTTGAGTACCAGACGGATATCCAGAATGCTGCAATGGAGGATATAAGGAAGAAGCAGAAGAGTTTGGAGGACCAAACCACTACCCAGAACGCTGTAGTGGTGAGTATCATGAAGAAACAGGAAAACCTAGAAGATCAGACCAATACCCAGAGGGCAATAACGGAGGCTATCATGAAGAATGAGCAGAGCTTCGAGGACCAGACAAATGCCCAGAATGTTGTAGTGGAGGATATCACAAAGAAACAGCAGAGCTTTGCGGACCAGTCCAATAATATCCAGAACTCTTTGGTTGTGTGTATCGTGAAGAAACATCAAAGCTTTGAGGACCGAACCAATACCCAGAAGGCCGTAGTGGAGGATACCATGAGGAAACCGCAGAGCTTTAAGGACCAGACTAATTTCCAGAAGGCTGTAATCCAGGATGTCAAGAAGCAACGGCAAAGCTTTAAGGACCGGACCAATACCCAGAAGGATGTAGTCGAGGATCTCATGAAGAAACGACAGAGCTTTAAGGACCAGCTCACCGAGCTTTCCAATCATTTGAAATGCTGCAGCCGGGAAATACAAAATAACAGCGTCCTAGTCATTTTCAAGAATATCAGGTCAGTTTGA